A window of Sphingorhabdus lacus contains these coding sequences:
- a CDS encoding alginate lyase family protein: MKFLKAAVALMTPIVLISCAGPAAERNSDSKLPLIANAVAKPAMDFSHPGVLVSDFELAYVTSKIAAGESPWSEEFERAKNSDLASRTPTGQTNIDSRNDHEADLLRDDAIAAYTQALLWRYSGNETYAIGAITILNAWADFEGFSAGTDQDKLLAGWTGATLAPAAEIMRSYPGWHADEIINLQSMFRRAFYTQLNVASSWNGNVDLTQIDAMMAIAVFNEDEELFNKGLMRFNTRLPAYIYLAADGAAPQAVTGDDGNIQKFWFQPNRWVNGLTQESCRDNGHHSQYGVGSALHAAETAWHQGIDIYTKNQERLTAAMELLAGQLLTGSMQGICPNDQVTPNRFNTWEVGYNHFHGRKELDLPNTRKLILQQIRSSKSRTDWNLNYETLTHGRPAIAAPVLPK, translated from the coding sequence ATGAAGTTTCTGAAAGCTGCTGTTGCATTGATGACACCCATCGTCTTGATTTCCTGTGCTGGACCAGCCGCCGAAAGGAATTCGGATTCTAAATTACCGCTCATTGCAAACGCTGTTGCCAAGCCAGCAATGGATTTTTCTCACCCAGGAGTGCTGGTTTCTGATTTTGAACTTGCATATGTGACCAGCAAAATCGCCGCAGGAGAAAGCCCGTGGTCGGAAGAATTTGAACGAGCCAAGAATTCAGATTTAGCTAGCAGAACACCAACAGGACAAACCAACATAGATTCTAGAAATGACCATGAAGCTGATCTTTTGCGTGATGATGCAATAGCCGCTTATACGCAGGCCCTCTTATGGCGATATTCAGGTAATGAAACTTATGCCATTGGAGCGATTACAATTCTGAATGCCTGGGCGGATTTTGAGGGATTTTCGGCAGGCACCGATCAAGACAAGCTTTTGGCGGGTTGGACCGGAGCAACATTGGCACCCGCTGCCGAAATAATGCGTTCCTATCCCGGTTGGCACGCTGATGAAATCATAAACCTCCAATCAATGTTCCGGCGCGCTTTTTATACGCAATTGAATGTTGCCAGTAGCTGGAATGGCAATGTCGATTTGACACAGATTGATGCTATGATGGCAATCGCCGTATTCAACGAAGACGAAGAGCTATTCAACAAAGGCTTGATGCGGTTCAATACCCGTCTACCCGCTTACATTTACTTGGCCGCCGACGGCGCAGCACCGCAAGCCGTTACGGGCGATGACGGAAACATTCAAAAATTTTGGTTTCAACCTAACCGCTGGGTGAACGGCCTGACACAGGAGAGCTGCAGAGACAATGGGCATCACAGCCAATATGGCGTGGGATCAGCGCTGCACGCGGCAGAAACGGCGTGGCACCAAGGCATAGACATATACACCAAAAATCAAGAACGGCTGACCGCTGCGATGGAGCTATTAGCCGGTCAACTTCTGACAGGATCAATGCAGGGAATTTGCCCGAATGATCAGGTCACACCTAATCGGTTCAATACGTGGGAGGTGGGATACAATCATTTTCATGGTCGAAAAGAACTTGACCTACCAAACACTAGAAAATTGATCTTGCAGCAAATTCGGAGCAGTAAGTCACGAACCGATTGGAACCTGAATTACGAAACGCTGACCCATGGCAGACCTGCTATCGCTGCCCCTGTATTACCGAAGTAA
- a CDS encoding cystathionine gamma-synthase family protein, producing MATPASRRKPKADIETIGGRKLKPSTLMMGHGYDPTLSEGSLKPPIFLTSTFAFESAAAGKKFFEHITGKREGPADGLVYSRFNGPNQEILEDRLAVWDEADDSLVFSSGMSAIATMLLALVGQNDVIVHSGPLYAATETLIARILSRFGVSFLDFPAGATREEIDSMMDQAKALAAEKGGKVALVYLESPANPTNALVDVEAVRASRDAAFPGEQKPAIAIDNTFLGPLWQQPIKQGAELVVYSLTKYAGGHSDLVAGGVSGNQALINIIRPMRNVIGTICDPNTAWMLLRSLETLELRMTRAGENAAKVCAFLKAHPKVEGLGYLGMIDDPRQQDIYNRHCSGAGSTFSLFIRGGEAESFRFLDALKIAKLAVSLGGTETLASHPAAMTHLSVPQERKDALGITDNLVRISIGIEDPDDLIADFEQALALV from the coding sequence ATCGCCACCCCTGCCTCGCGTCGTAAACCCAAGGCGGATATTGAAACCATTGGCGGCCGCAAGTTGAAGCCGTCGACGTTGATGATGGGGCATGGCTATGACCCCACCCTGTCCGAAGGCTCGCTGAAGCCGCCGATTTTCCTGACCTCCACCTTCGCTTTTGAAAGCGCGGCGGCGGGGAAGAAGTTTTTTGAACATATCACCGGCAAGCGTGAAGGCCCGGCAGACGGCCTTGTCTATTCGCGCTTCAACGGCCCCAATCAGGAAATCCTGGAGGACCGCCTCGCGGTCTGGGACGAGGCGGACGACAGTCTGGTTTTCTCCAGCGGCATGTCCGCCATTGCGACCATGTTGCTGGCGTTGGTCGGGCAGAATGACGTGATCGTCCATTCAGGGCCGCTTTATGCCGCGACTGAGACGCTGATCGCGCGCATCCTGTCGCGCTTTGGCGTGTCGTTCCTCGACTTTCCGGCGGGTGCGACGCGTGAAGAGATTGACAGCATGATGGATCAGGCCAAGGCCCTGGCCGCCGAAAAGGGCGGCAAGGTGGCGCTGGTCTATCTGGAAAGCCCCGCCAACCCGACAAACGCGCTGGTCGATGTGGAGGCGGTGCGCGCGTCGCGCGATGCGGCTTTCCCGGGCGAGCAAAAACCCGCCATTGCCATCGACAACACCTTTTTGGGCCCGCTGTGGCAGCAGCCCATCAAGCAAGGCGCCGAACTGGTCGTCTACAGCCTGACCAAATATGCGGGTGGGCATAGCGATCTGGTCGCAGGCGGCGTTTCGGGCAATCAGGCGCTGATCAACATCATCCGGCCGATGCGCAATGTCATCGGCACCATTTGCGACCCCAATACCGCGTGGATGTTGCTGCGCAGTCTGGAAACGCTTGAACTGCGGATGACGCGGGCGGGCGAGAATGCGGCGAAGGTCTGCGCCTTTCTGAAGGCGCATCCCAAGGTCGAGGGGCTGGGCTATCTCGGCATGATCGACGATCCGCGACAGCAGGATATCTACAACCGCCATTGCAGCGGCGCTGGGTCGACATTTTCGCTGTTCATCCGGGGCGGCGAAGCGGAAAGCTTCCGCTTCCTCGACGCGCTGAAAATCGCGAAGCTCGCGGTCAGCCTCGGCGGCACCGAAACGCTCGCCAGTCATCCCGCGGCGATGACGCATCTGTCCGTCCCGCAAGAACGCAAGGACGCGCTGGGCATTACCGACAATCTGGTGCGGATTTCGATCGGGATTGAAGACCCCGATGACCTGATCGCCGATTTCGAGCAGGCGTTGGCGTTGGTTTAA
- a CDS encoding HAD family hydrolase, translating to MTTDAKTLLAIYDMDKTVTRRATYNGFLLHMALNKSPWRLFLSPLLPVGLALYALKIWDRARLKQFAQMLLIGHRVPPEKFARYLESHADLVVGKNVYPQLRERVAEEKAAGYRHVMATASYRLYVEAIAHRLGFDDVIATNLATNSSGHVLARIDGHNCYDAAKLDLVKAWMQAQGIKREDCYIRAYSDHVSDAPLLSFADEPFATNPHGPLTQMAKANGWTILDWR from the coding sequence ATGACGACCGACGCCAAAACCCTGCTTGCCATTTACGACATGGACAAAACGGTGACCCGCCGCGCGACCTATAATGGCTTCCTGCTGCATATGGCTTTGAACAAGTCGCCGTGGCGATTGTTCCTTTCGCCGCTGCTGCCCGTCGGTCTGGCGCTCTACGCGCTGAAGATCTGGGATCGCGCCCGGTTGAAGCAATTTGCGCAGATGCTGCTGATCGGCCACCGCGTCCCGCCCGAGAAATTCGCCCGCTATCTCGAAAGCCATGCCGATCTGGTGGTGGGCAAAAATGTCTATCCGCAGCTGCGCGAGCGGGTGGCGGAGGAGAAGGCGGCGGGATACCGCCATGTCATGGCCACCGCATCCTACCGCCTCTATGTCGAGGCCATTGCCCACCGGCTCGGCTTTGACGATGTCATCGCCACCAATCTTGCCACAAACAGCAGCGGCCATGTGCTGGCGCGGATCGACGGGCATAATTGCTACGACGCGGCGAAGCTCGACCTCGTCAAGGCGTGGATGCAGGCGCAGGGCATAAAGCGCGAAGACTGTTACATCCGCGCCTATTCCGACCATGTCTCCGACGCGCCGCTGCTCAGCTTCGCCGACGAACCCTTCGCCACCAACCCCCACGGCCCGCTCACCCAGATGGCCAAGGCCAACGGGTGGACGATATTGGACTGGCGTTAA
- a CDS encoding ABC transporter permease → MADAADFIQETLPDGSEIVRFSGNLAIASIGDLDARLHALPDSVAQIDLADVTHIDTVGAWLVYRTAQKHGAEITNADKDAARLIEAVSGVDDSAPVAPVHVSSLNRFLGEVGMGVVVAFTTLLHFLGFVGQVVKASIILMLNPSRFRWHSVVQHFDMVGVRALGIIGLMSFLIGIVIAQQGAVQLRQFGAEVFTINLIGRLTFRELGILMTAIMVAGRSGSAFAAQIGTMKITEEIDAMRTIGVVPAEALVVPRVIAAVIMMPLLGIFASLMSIIGGGLLCWIILEIPPDTFIIRLREVTPMTDFWIGMIKAPVFGAIIAMAGCFQGMQVEGNSEQVGLKTTAAVVQAIFLVIVLDAFFAVFFSEIGWD, encoded by the coding sequence ATGGCTGACGCTGCCGACTTTATCCAGGAAACCCTGCCCGACGGCAGCGAAATCGTCCGTTTTTCGGGCAATCTGGCTATCGCGTCGATTGGCGATCTGGATGCAAGGCTGCATGCCTTGCCCGATTCTGTGGCGCAGATTGATCTGGCCGATGTCACCCATATCGATACCGTCGGCGCCTGGCTGGTCTACCGCACGGCGCAAAAGCATGGCGCCGAAATCACCAATGCCGACAAGGATGCCGCCCGCCTGATCGAGGCGGTCAGCGGCGTCGACGATAGCGCGCCCGTCGCGCCGGTGCATGTGTCCTCGCTGAACCGCTTTCTGGGCGAGGTCGGCATGGGCGTGGTTGTCGCCTTTACGACGCTGCTCCATTTTCTGGGCTTTGTCGGACAGGTGGTCAAAGCCTCGATCATATTGATGCTGAACCCCAGCCGGTTCCGCTGGCATTCGGTGGTCCAGCATTTCGACATGGTCGGCGTCCGCGCGCTCGGCATCATCGGGCTGATGAGCTTCCTGATCGGTATCGTCATCGCGCAACAGGGCGCGGTGCAGTTGCGGCAGTTCGGGGCCGAGGTGTTCACGATCAACCTGATCGGCCGGCTTACTTTCCGCGAGCTTGGCATTTTGATGACCGCCATCATGGTCGCAGGCCGCTCGGGCTCCGCCTTTGCCGCGCAGATCGGAACGATGAAAATCACCGAAGAGATTGACGCGATGCGCACCATCGGCGTCGTTCCTGCCGAAGCCCTCGTCGTGCCGCGCGTCATTGCGGCGGTGATCATGATGCCGCTGCTCGGCATTTTCGCATCGTTGATGTCGATCATCGGTGGCGGCCTTCTGTGCTGGATCATCCTCGAAATCCCGCCCGACACCTTCATCATCCGCCTGCGCGAAGTGACGCCCATGACCGATTTCTGGATCGGCATGATCAAGGCACCCGTGTTCGGCGCGATCATCGCCATGGCCGGTTGCTTCCAGGGGATGCAGGTCGAAGGCAATAGCGAACAGGTCGGCCTCAAGACCACCGCCGCGGTGGTGCAGGCGATCTTCCTCGTCATCGTCCTTGACGCTTTCTTCGCCGTGTTCTTCAGCGAAATCGGCTGGGACTAA
- a CDS encoding ABC transporter ATP-binding protein gives MVDGNIISVQGLCNSFGDQIIHKDLDLDVRQGEILGVVGGSGTGKSVLMRSIIGLQEPTAGDIHVFGEEMIGKEEDEATDVRRRWGVLFQGGALFSTLTVAENVQVPLREFYPDFSSDLLEEIARYKIHLSGLPPEAAHKYPSELSGGMRKRAGLARALAMDPELLFLDEPTAGLDPIGAANFDNLTRNLKETLGLTVFLITHDLDTLYAICDRVAVLADHKVIAIGPIEDLLATDHPWIKEYFSGPRGRAARRGHAKRVDK, from the coding sequence ATGGTGGACGGCAACATCATCTCGGTGCAGGGGCTGTGCAACAGCTTTGGCGACCAGATCATCCACAAGGACCTCGACCTCGATGTCCGGCAGGGGGAGATATTGGGCGTTGTGGGCGGGTCGGGTACCGGCAAGTCCGTATTGATGCGCTCGATCATCGGGCTTCAGGAACCGACCGCGGGCGATATCCATGTCTTCGGCGAAGAAATGATCGGCAAGGAAGAGGATGAGGCGACCGACGTCCGCCGCCGCTGGGGCGTGCTGTTCCAGGGTGGCGCGCTGTTCTCGACCCTGACCGTCGCCGAAAATGTGCAGGTTCCCTTGCGCGAATTCTACCCCGATTTCAGCAGCGATTTGCTCGAGGAAATCGCCCGCTACAAAATCCACCTGAGCGGCCTGCCGCCCGAGGCCGCGCATAAATATCCGTCCGAACTGTCGGGCGGGATGCGCAAGCGCGCAGGGCTTGCCCGGGCGCTGGCGATGGACCCCGAACTGCTGTTTCTGGACGAGCCGACCGCAGGCCTCGACCCCATCGGTGCCGCGAATTTCGATAATCTGACCCGGAACCTCAAGGAAACATTGGGGTTAACCGTGTTCCTGATTACCCACGACCTCGACACATTATATGCCATTTGTGACCGGGTCGCGGTTCTTGCCGACCATAAGGTGATTGCCATCGGTCCCATCGAGGATCTGCTGGCGACCGATCATCCGTGGATCAAGGAATATTTCAGCGGCCCACGCGGGCGCGCTGCACGCAGAGGACATGCAAAGCGCGTCGACAAATAG
- a CDS encoding MlaD family protein, which yields METKSNYVVVGAITLLLLALLAGFTVWLSRAGEGSKKEYDIFFQQSVNGLAKGSGVSFSGVPVGEIKSIELWEPDPDFVRVRITIKDEVPILLGTVATINGVGFTGVSEIQLDGAVKGAPPLQCPKDNPASACPTGVPVIPTKPGALGELLNNAPLLLERLSTLTERLTNILSDKNQQSIEQILDNVESLSGSLATQAPDLRAAVQESRLTLQKAGLAADELAKVAGTANQLLDSDGKPVMAELRKTLRAANGSLAALETTLNNANPAIETLNTQTLPEVTQLARDLRELSVSLKSVTERVDQNGLGGVVSAPALPDYKPDGRKRN from the coding sequence ATGGAAACGAAATCCAATTATGTAGTGGTCGGTGCTATCACCCTCTTGTTGCTGGCGCTGCTCGCCGGTTTCACTGTGTGGCTTTCGCGCGCAGGTGAAGGCAGCAAGAAAGAATATGACATTTTCTTCCAGCAGTCGGTGAACGGCCTTGCCAAGGGGTCGGGCGTATCCTTCTCGGGCGTGCCGGTCGGCGAAATCAAAAGCATCGAATTATGGGAACCCGACCCCGATTTCGTCCGTGTCCGCATCACGATCAAGGACGAGGTGCCCATCCTGCTCGGCACCGTGGCCACGATCAACGGCGTCGGTTTCACCGGCGTTTCGGAAATCCAGCTGGATGGCGCGGTCAAGGGCGCGCCGCCGCTGCAATGTCCCAAAGACAATCCCGCATCCGCCTGCCCCACGGGCGTTCCGGTCATTCCCACCAAGCCCGGTGCGCTGGGCGAATTGCTGAATAACGCGCCGCTGTTGCTGGAACGTTTGTCGACTTTGACCGAGCGGCTGACCAACATCCTGTCGGACAAGAACCAGCAGTCGATTGAACAGATACTCGACAATGTCGAAAGCCTGTCGGGATCGCTGGCAACGCAGGCCCCCGACCTGCGCGCCGCGGTGCAGGAATCGCGCCTGACCCTGCAAAAGGCAGGATTGGCGGCGGACGAGCTGGCCAAGGTAGCAGGTACCGCCAACCAGTTGCTCGACAGCGATGGCAAACCGGTCATGGCCGAATTGCGCAAGACATTGCGCGCCGCCAATGGCAGCCTTGCCGCGTTGGAAACCACGCTCAACAACGCCAACCCCGCCATCGAAACGCTGAACACGCAAACCTTGCCGGAGGTCACGCAACTGGCCCGCGACTTGCGCGAATTGTCGGTGTCTCTGAAATCGGTGACCGAGCGGGTGGACCAGAATGGCCTTGGCGGTGTCGTCAGCGCGCCTGCGCTACCCGATTACAAGCCCGATGGCCGGAAACGGAATTGA
- a CDS encoding ABC-type transport auxiliary lipoprotein family protein, giving the protein MTKILRNALCVATAALALSACVSFGGKAPPSMLVLTSDSNVAGGTSKSGASGEALIVLLPETPRKLDTNRVPVQVDDSNIAYIKDAVWADKPSRLMQMLLMENIAAKNNRLVLNETDAGGKAQLYLSGSLLEFGLDESASEAVVVYDAVKINRGQTVEKKRFESRKPVTAIDAREAGRALNAAANDVAGQISAWVE; this is encoded by the coding sequence ATGACCAAGATTTTGCGAAACGCCCTGTGTGTCGCCACCGCCGCTCTAGCCCTGTCCGCCTGCGTCAGTTTCGGCGGCAAGGCCCCGCCATCGATGCTGGTGCTGACGTCCGACAGCAACGTTGCAGGCGGAACCAGCAAAAGCGGTGCGTCGGGTGAGGCCCTGATCGTCCTGCTTCCCGAAACCCCGCGCAAGCTCGACACCAATCGCGTGCCCGTGCAGGTCGACGACAGCAACATCGCCTATATCAAGGACGCGGTCTGGGCCGATAAGCCGTCGCGCCTGATGCAGATGCTGCTGATGGAAAATATCGCGGCGAAGAACAACCGCCTGGTGCTCAACGAAACCGATGCCGGCGGCAAAGCGCAATTATATCTGTCGGGCAGCCTGCTGGAATTCGGCCTTGATGAATCCGCGTCCGAAGCGGTGGTGGTCTATGACGCGGTCAAGATCAACCGGGGCCAGACCGTCGAAAAGAAACGCTTTGAATCGCGCAAACCCGTCACCGCGATCGACGCCCGCGAAGCTGGCCGAGCCCTCAACGCCGCCGCCAATGATGTAGCAGGACAGATCAGCGCCTGGGTTGAATAG
- a CDS encoding SLC13 family permease has translation MNASRVGFWGGLLVFAAMLLAPVPSGMEVSAWNVAALTLLMATWWMTQALPLTVTALLPFLALPLMGVLTAQDVAKEYYSPTLFLILGGAFLALTIERTGMHRRVALAILGRSGHSVQGLMIAFMGSTALLSMVMSNTSIALIMVPIAIAVLAAGGVKEGETDGLPGALIMGVAFAASIGGLGTLVGSPTNAIAAGLVEKQLGIQITFVTWMQYGLPIVLLGIPLCAFILMRVQKVTTGSFDVDAARAAIGKPQPMSVAERRLVPIFLLVIGAWIGQPLIEPFLPKGGITDGSIAIAGSLLLFLVPDGTGRPLLIWKEADRAPWGVIMMFGGGLALAAGITESGLAAWLGEALEPLSSVHPVIIALALTALVILITEFASNVATASGILPVVAGLVTATGADPWLMAMAASMAASWGFMMPSGTGPNAIAWATGHIALPKMVKAGFLLDIAGIPLIVGVIWVVGLL, from the coding sequence ATGAACGCGAGCCGGGTAGGTTTCTGGGGCGGCCTGCTGGTCTTTGCCGCCATGCTGCTGGCCCCTGTGCCGTCCGGCATGGAGGTGTCGGCATGGAATGTCGCGGCGCTCACTTTGCTGATGGCGACATGGTGGATGACGCAGGCCCTGCCCCTGACGGTGACGGCGCTTCTTCCTTTCCTCGCTTTGCCATTGATGGGCGTGCTGACCGCGCAGGATGTGGCGAAGGAATATTATTCGCCGACCCTGTTCCTGATTTTGGGCGGCGCATTTCTGGCGCTGACCATCGAACGGACGGGCATGCACCGGCGCGTCGCGCTCGCGATATTGGGCCGTTCGGGCCATAGCGTGCAGGGGCTGATGATCGCCTTCATGGGATCGACCGCCTTGCTCAGCATGGTCATGTCTAACACCTCCATCGCGCTGATCATGGTGCCGATTGCCATTGCCGTTCTGGCGGCAGGCGGCGTGAAAGAAGGGGAGACCGACGGCCTGCCCGGCGCGCTGATCATGGGGGTTGCCTTTGCCGCGAGCATTGGCGGTCTGGGCACACTGGTCGGATCGCCCACCAACGCCATCGCGGCGGGGCTGGTCGAAAAGCAATTGGGCATCCAGATCACCTTCGTGACGTGGATGCAATATGGCCTGCCGATCGTATTGCTCGGCATTCCGCTCTGCGCTTTCATCCTGATGCGCGTGCAAAAGGTCACCACAGGCAGCTTCGATGTCGACGCCGCCCGCGCCGCCATTGGCAAGCCGCAGCCCATGTCGGTCGCCGAACGGCGGCTGGTGCCGATATTCCTGCTCGTCATCGGTGCATGGATTGGCCAGCCGTTGATCGAGCCCTTTCTGCCCAAGGGCGGCATTACCGATGGAAGCATTGCCATAGCGGGATCGCTGCTGCTCTTCCTCGTCCCCGATGGCACGGGCCGTCCGCTGCTGATCTGGAAAGAAGCCGACCGCGCGCCCTGGGGTGTCATCATGATGTTCGGCGGTGGGCTTGCATTGGCGGCGGGGATTACCGAATCCGGCCTCGCCGCATGGCTGGGCGAAGCGCTGGAGCCCCTGTCCTCGGTCCACCCGGTTATCATTGCACTCGCGCTGACCGCACTGGTCATCCTGATCACCGAATTTGCGAGCAATGTCGCCACGGCAAGCGGCATCCTGCCCGTCGTCGCCGGCCTCGTCACCGCCACCGGCGCGGACCCCTGGCTGATGGCCATGGCCGCCTCCATGGCCGCAAGCTGGGGCTTCATGATGCCGTCGGGCACCGGCCCCAACGCCATCGCCTGGGCCACGGGCCACATCGCCCTGCCGAAGATGGTGAAGGCCGGATTCCTGCTGGATATTGCGGGGATACCGTTGATTGTCGGGGTGATCTGGGTGGTTGGGTTGCTTTAG
- the pgeF gene encoding peptidoglycan editing factor PgeF, with product MSVDVIRARMLGDVPHGFLGRAGGVSTGIYAGLNVGLGSEDERAAVFENRRRAGDAVLAGADIARVYQIHSPDVVTITGAIDPEDPPKGDAMVTKRPGLLLGIVTADCVPVLFADAQAGVVGAAHAGWKGAITGVTDNTLAAMEALGADRARIRCAIGPCIAQKSYEVDAAFYQRFVDENPENERFFSDGKPGHYQFDIEGYVAARLAQAGVTQIECLGEDTYSQPDRFFSYRRSCHKDEPGYGRQISLIGLPA from the coding sequence ATGAGCGTCGACGTAATCAGGGCACGGATGCTGGGCGATGTCCCGCACGGTTTTCTCGGGCGCGCAGGAGGCGTGTCCACCGGCATCTATGCAGGCCTGAATGTAGGTTTAGGGTCGGAGGATGAGCGCGCGGCCGTTTTCGAAAACCGCCGCCGCGCAGGCGACGCCGTGCTTGCAGGTGCCGACATTGCCCGCGTTTACCAGATTCATTCCCCCGATGTCGTCACCATCACAGGGGCAATCGACCCCGAAGACCCGCCCAAGGGCGATGCCATGGTCACGAAGCGTCCCGGCCTGCTGCTCGGCATTGTCACCGCCGATTGCGTGCCGGTCCTGTTCGCCGATGCGCAAGCCGGCGTCGTCGGCGCGGCCCATGCGGGATGGAAAGGCGCGATCACCGGCGTCACCGACAACACCCTTGCCGCGATGGAGGCCCTCGGCGCTGACCGCGCGCGCATCCGTTGCGCCATTGGGCCGTGCATCGCGCAAAAAAGCTATGAAGTAGATGCCGCTTTCTACCAACGTTTCGTGGATGAAAATCCGGAGAATGAGCGTTTCTTTTCCGATGGCAAGCCGGGCCATTACCAGTTCGATATCGAAGGCTATGTCGCCGCGCGGTTGGCGCAGGCGGGGGTTACGCAGATCGAATGTCTGGGCGAGGATACCTATAGCCAGCCCGACCGCTTCTTCAGCTATCGCCGCAGTTGCCACAAGGACGAGCCCGGCTATGGCCGCCAGATTTCGCTGATCGGCCTACCCGCATGA
- a CDS encoding SDR family oxidoreductase, with amino-acid sequence MNGHMLIFGMGYTASRLAEHLRGQGWQVTGTRRMSGEGAVAFDDRFAVLHALESATHILSSVPPLAEGIDPVLAAYGEDIAGSGARWAGYLSSTGVYGDTGGAWVDESAPIGQGRRTARAEADLAWQALRPDMHVFRLPGIYGPGRSALDRVREGKAHRIDLPHQIFSRIHADDIVGAMIASFAGAPGVYNIADDLPASQNAVIEYACDLLGQPWPPLRTLEEARLSPMAMGFYAENRRISNGKAKRVLSWVPTYSDYKQGLSALLAAGA; translated from the coding sequence ATGAACGGGCATATGCTGATTTTCGGAATGGGGTACACCGCGTCGCGGCTGGCCGAACACCTGCGTGGGCAGGGGTGGCAGGTGACCGGTACGCGAAGGATGAGCGGGGAAGGCGCAGTGGCCTTTGACGACCGCTTTGCCGTGCTCCACGCGCTGGAAAGTGCCACTCATATCCTGTCGAGTGTGCCCCCGCTGGCCGAGGGCATTGATCCGGTGCTGGCGGCTTATGGTGAGGATATAGCGGGTAGCGGCGCGCGATGGGCAGGCTATCTGTCATCAACCGGCGTCTATGGCGATACCGGCGGTGCTTGGGTGGATGAAAGCGCACCCATCGGCCAGGGCCGCCGCACGGCACGGGCCGAGGCGGATCTGGCGTGGCAGGCGTTGCGGCCGGATATGCACGTCTTTCGCCTGCCAGGCATCTACGGGCCGGGCCGATCCGCGCTTGACCGGGTGCGCGAGGGCAAGGCGCACCGGATCGACCTGCCGCACCAGATTTTCAGCCGCATCCATGCCGATGACATAGTCGGCGCCATGATCGCCTCCTTTGCGGGCGCGCCCGGTGTCTATAATATTGCGGACGATCTGCCGGCATCGCAAAATGCGGTGATCGAATATGCCTGCGACCTGTTGGGCCAGCCATGGCCGCCGCTGCGGACATTGGAAGAGGCGCGTTTATCGCCGATGGCGATGGGCTTTTATGCCGAAAACCGGCGTATTTCGAACGGCAAGGCCAAGCGCGTGCTCAGCTGGGTGCCCACTTATAGCGATTATAAACAGGGGCTTAGTGCGTTGCTCGCTGCGGGCGCATAA
- a CDS encoding esterase/lipase family protein: MATIAAENPHAAVKAPSLLLILSELPRALLETGSLPWAAPFLLQAPKGDGHPVMLLPGFMASEFSMKPLHSYLKKLGYDPYHWELGRNLGHKAVGQEGEKMIARLDEIYAKTGQKVSLVGWSLGGSFARMLSRRRPDMIRQVISLGSPINGTPKSTNAWRAYQYVTGQKLDDPKMREQVSEGHAVPPVPSTAIFSRNDGVVAWQNSREPKAATTDNIEVRGSHCGLGANPAVLWAIADRLAQPEDGWKPFERTGARALVYPSSGH, from the coding sequence TTGGCCACTATCGCCGCGGAAAATCCGCATGCCGCCGTCAAGGCCCCCTCGCTTTTGCTGATCCTGAGCGAACTGCCCCGCGCCTTGCTGGAAACCGGATCGCTACCCTGGGCCGCGCCCTTCCTGCTGCAGGCGCCCAAGGGCGACGGGCATCCGGTCATGCTATTGCCCGGTTTCATGGCATCGGAATTTTCAATGAAGCCGCTGCACAGCTATCTGAAGAAGCTGGGCTACGACCCCTATCATTGGGAATTGGGCCGCAACCTCGGTCATAAGGCCGTGGGGCAAGAGGGCGAAAAAATGATCGCCCGCCTTGACGAAATCTACGCCAAGACCGGCCAGAAGGTCAGCCTTGTCGGATGGTCGCTGGGCGGATCCTTTGCCCGCATGCTGTCGCGCCGCCGTCCGGACATGATCCGTCAGGTGATCTCGCTCGGCTCGCCCATCAACGGCACGCCCAAGTCCACCAATGCATGGCGCGCCTATCAATATGTGACGGGGCAGAAGCTCGACGATCCCAAAATGCGCGAGCAGGTGAGCGAAGGCCATGCCGTGCCGCCGGTCCCCTCGACCGCCATCTTCTCCCGCAATGACGGCGTCGTCGCGTGGCAGAATTCGCGCGAGCCCAAGGCCGCCACCACCGACAATATCGAAGTGCGCGGCAGCCATTGCGGCCTCGGCGCAAACCCCGCCGTGCTCTGGGCAATCGCCGACCGTCTGGCCCAGCCGGAAGACGGCTGGAAACCCTTCGAACGCACCGGCGCACGGGCGTTGGTGTATCCGTCCTCGGGGCACTAA